A part of Setaria viridis chromosome 8, Setaria_viridis_v4.0, whole genome shotgun sequence genomic DNA contains:
- the LOC140223667 gene encoding uncharacterized protein, with the protein MRKGLHPQMQWISYVTQSGRLINIMMTKVNHTGKVYHMRAKRQMAQSLGQIAKFKRRYEQEAEENKDK; encoded by the coding sequence ATGAGGAAGGGACTACATCCTCAAATGCAATGGATTTCATATGTGACGCAAAGTGGTAGGCTGATCAATATCATGATGACAAAGGTGAACCATACCGGCAAAGTATACCACATGAGGGCCAAGCGTCAAATGGCTCAAAGCCTTGGCCAGATTGCAAAGTTCAAACGCCGATACGAGCAGGAAGCCGAGGAAAACAAAGACAAATAG